The stretch of DNA aaattgtatatttttaaaaaaatttataattaaagatattaaaataaatacttaaaataaatataataaaaataataaaataattataaatctatcattacaCAAATTAAAATTGGTACCAACTTAGAAACCAGCTGGACATTGTGAGACTGAAGTTGCGAAACATTGATGCGTACACGCGGCAGATCATAATAGATTCGTATAGGCTTTGGACTTGTCTCGTGTCCTCGATTAGATACTTCTAAAACCCGTGTACATGGCAGAGCAGTTCCTATTCCTAATCCACAATCCGATAAAATCGACGGCCGAGACAAATCCAACCGTATCGTGACCTGTACAAGCCAATGGGAACCTGCGTGCTGATGTGGAACAATTCAGGCCCAATTTTAgataatgaaatgaattttttttaaaatattttttaaatataatttaaatacaaaatatttttaaatttttaatttttaaatttttcatttaatcattatttatttattacaacttttacaagtttaaaaataaatacaaaaatcaatacaactttttcaaaattcaaaataaaaattatattaaaaaattatatttcaacaatttttaaaatttataatattcttatttaactttttttctatcatttcttaaaacttaataacaaattttcactcaaaccattttaatattattcacaaaattctaaatcacttaaaatatccaaacGAGTCTTTAAACGTCAGAATGttccttttttatatataaatgatatagccaataaaagtaattttacattttttacaaattgaATTGTAGattcaaaatcttataaaattgatatttaaattttagaaaatttctaataaatattttcttgttaaaaaacATATACAGTGTTTCCATgtggatattattattatttatttaaattttatcattgtaAATCCTATTTATTCATGTGATgcagtttaaattattttgtgtaaGCTGCTTAAATAacaatcacttaaaatatatcgCATAACATTTGTGATTGGaaacaataaaatcataaaagaagaataccaactatatatatatattcgaaaATGTTATTCAATAAAATGTTATAATCATTTGTTAATCATCTATTAACGTGACATCTAATAATCCTATAATAACTCCATCAATATatagaagaataataaataaatgcatacacctatatattatagtacttgaaaaaaaatatctgcaGTCTTAAAGTGTACAAGTCTCGtatatttcctttaaaaaaaaattgataaatctgAGATCCATgtgaaaaaactatttttttaaggacggatttcatttttttttcacaaggaGTGCGCAAGGCTTATACTATTGGGACtttatctagcattactcattttgtATCTAACTttactaattttgtatttagcattactcattttagTCACTTCATTGACCTAAAAAATGGTtgtgtttttaggccaaaaatccCTACACTCAAATGGTATCGACAAAAAACTCGTCTGGGGTAACCTCTTCAGATTCTTGGAAGTTCTAAGAAATTACTCTGTTTCGATAAACTTAAAAGGGAGGGAATTTAGATGGGGCAACCCCACCCATTTTTAAAGCAAATGTGTAATACTTTGTAAATAGATGAAAATCCACATTCACACCTCTCTTGGAATTAGGGTTCGCAATATGTGACACAACTCGTGAATACAACACGAAAACGATACGAAAATACtgggtttgagtttgatataaatgaacTCGGGTCAATACggatttttaatattagttttattataaattagaatttgaaaaatgttgatattttttgttagtaaatagtcttattattattatttagatattgtgactactaataaatatagactttattttttatgtgaaattatgttaatcaggtcaaatgagttatacTTGTTAGTTCAACCCCTTTACATTAAACGGTTAATCGTGTCAcattaacatattttaattaattattaaacagatCAAAACGGGTGACATAACCCgttatttaaatatgtatggTTAGAGTTTGATACGTTTGACACGTTTATCTTAACGAGTTTGGGTCGGGTTAACCTATTTAGTCAAGTGTCCATGACTTTACATGGTCTGCAAACACGAATTGCAACCCTACTTGGaatgtctatttttatatacagACAAAAATCACATTTCTAACGTTCTGtaattacataaataattttatttatataagcaTTATACATACCACTTTCACATCCCACCATGATGAATTGACATTATCCATTAacctttaaattttcttttaggtaAAAAATGATGATCGAAAGTTTTTTGAAATGTCACATTTACATAATGACATGTTGTATGTACCATTacttatttatatgtataaataaatatgctTGCCGTTAGTGAATTTTGATAGATGGTGAATGGAGAGAGTTAATTGCAAAAAATTGTAAACTCAATAAGTTAATTGCTACATGAGAAACCTAATCATCTATTtgcaaattttagaaaattcaaAGCCTAATTTcgaaattaacaaaaaaaaaaaatcaacggacacaaaaatatttcacaaattgacgtgtCAACATGCCACTTGTCccgtatttttccttttctttcactGGTACTGTACCATGTCAAATGAGAAGCAGCTGCCGATCTTGTCAAGTTATGCGCACACAGTGGCGATATGATGAATTTTGCTAATGGACAGTGATAGTCGGCCACCCAGCGTTTACCGCTAGGTGTACCACTAGTGTAAatttgttttaatcattttttaaacatttaaaaaaaatgcacaaatttattaataatcacttatttaatcattaagtataaataaattaaaaaataaaataaaatatatgaatggtCAAAATGAGAGACAAAACCATGAAACAAGATAGCATTTTCCATTGTTAAATTcataagaagagaaaaacacaCTAGCATCTTGCCAATTGTGAGTGACCAGGTGAGATCAAATCATCcaatttcttgaaaaatcttGATTGGACAGTGTAAGTACCACTTCATTGAGGAGAGCCTCCTTCCACAATGGCATGGCAAAATCCTTGAGCCTTAACCTCAGACGACATAGCTAGGGAACCCGGCCTCGCGCAAGGATTTCAAATGCAAATTAAAAGCGTTGTCTCGGGGTAAACAGCACATGCATAGCAACGTATATACCAACACcttgaaaaaataacaataaaaatacccGGCCATTTTTGCAACGATTCTTGTAGAGTTCAATTTTCAAtactttgaagtttgaaagcttttaaatttcttttcgtTTTTCTAATTTGCATCCTCAGTtcttcaaaaatttttaaaaaaaattgcatcctCATTATTGCAGAACAGCATGCCagtttttttacacaaaatgaACAGTACTCTGTGAACACGTTCTAAATTAAACTGACATGGAGaatatcaattatcaatttGACCGGCCATGCACTCAagacttggttttttttttcttttttcctccttacaaaaagtaaataacagTCAGCATGATCTCAGCTGATGTGAGCACTCAGAAAGTTATGATTGTGATCAGATCAAAGGGTCCATGATTATGAAGCGGCTTTAAGACGCAAAATTCATGATCTAGCTAGGAATTAAGATGATCAGAGGAACCTACTACACGCAGGATTTCATTAGGTTCGGACACTCAATGCATGGGTACTGCAAAATGATTAGATATTAATCACGTTGGAGGAGTACTTTTAGGGCATAcgttttaatttgtaatatagaGCTTGCGCAAGTACTGTACGTAAGATACATAATGGCGATGGATGATCTATAATCTATATTGATGGAAGACCACCAACTTTCCCACTAATCTGTGTGTATCTTTAAAGCCAAGTTTGTGATCAAATACCAGCTTGAATGGTATTCATTCCGGTCCAAATATAATGATTTCTGAACATAATTAATGGATGGAAACGGCCATACACccaactcttttgttttttaagtcaGAGAATTCATGCGCGCTAGCTGCATGTTTGACGAGTTTCTGGGGGGAGTGGagacaagttttttttaaatcatgatGTACAATATAATAACGTTACCTTCCAATGTCATGTAAGCTGCATGTGTACGTacgtgatttattattatttggtcagaaaattaaataaatttagatactgatacataataattaataaaagtgtcGGCCATGTACACCTCATTAACTCATTGAAAGTGAGGCTGCTGGCATTCCCATGCATATATGGCCGAGCCTCCTTAATTAATAGCTGTTgcatttgattttgtttctacGTACTTAATATGCCAACTAACAGATTTGACAGTACTTACTAGCTATCTACCATCATTTACTTCTGATGATGTCTGACTCGATTCagatgcatgcattaattagcacaaaaaaacattaattcatTCCTAGATCTTTAATTCTCGATAAACTAATTCGCATATAGAAAGAtgcctttttaaaaaataaaaatcataaaagagataaaaaaaaaaaattataaattgatgtaattttttattatttatatgagtttaagattttttttttaactgatctgaactcttttcaaaaataataaaaataaaatatcttgattaTGTGCAGATTATAAACTATATTATACGGTCCATTAATAGAAAGAACAATTAATAGCAATACATAAAATTCGAACTCTTTATAACTAATTACATATATCCACTTTATAaccaataatatttattaaaatgcaATTAATTACCACTACTTTAAGGTACTGGTTGTACTTATAGGTGCCTGTCCGGATTAACCTATTTAATTCTGGACTTTTCATCGTTTCGATAAAGCTGGTCCATGCACACAGATACTGTACGTGTATTATTTAAAGGGCAGAGAAAACTAGCATCAATCGAATTAACGGTTCAGACGGGGTGGGTGTTTCAATTTAAGATGAAATTCAGTATTCACACATTATCACACGGCCCCAGTACTAGATCATCGAGTTTGTACATGAGGTATTCCCACCCAAGTTCCAAGTCCAACCCAAGAAGATTTGAACTTTGAAGTCTTTAAACATCATTTAGACGACGTACGTCAGACGTGCGCATGCAGAGGGTCACCTGTGAGTAAGTATATATTAAGCGTGAAGAAGCAAGGCACCAGTTATTAAAttcaatctcaatttattattataattttttaaaattttaatataaaatataataaataattttaatttttttaatattaaaataacattttaataatattttattatttcaattcaattcaattttacaTACGCACGCTTATATTAATACCTAAAATCATGGACACCGACAACTTATAACTTGGGACGTGTTGATTTTCTCGAGCATGGCCGCATGGACTTTGCCACCAGCTTGTACATTAATAAGTGTCTGCCTATGACTGGGTACTGCTGCGATTTTGGAGGATGCAACGCGTGTGTACATTAATTGCGTGTAATTTATTTTGAGTTGGTTTTGGAAACAGTAGGTACGTACACGACGATTGATATTAGTCAGTAATTCACCACAAAAGTCAAAAAGTTCTTTTACGACGTGCATGCatggaaaacaaacaagtaatTACGACTGAATTTCCGCGATTCCAAATCCAAATCAAATCAACCGTTGCCGTGTCTTGAatacattgcatattaactgcatggctagctagctagccagccaGCTAGATGCCTGTTAACGtgatacataaaatattaaacagttatttaatattgaaaatgataaaatgacatctatattataatttaattacaactgagagtgaaaaattaataatttttatgtgatttaagGTACTAATTCGATGGTAATTTTGATttaaagtgaaaaatattagtttttttaatgtgaaatgatgtttgaattgttaattagttattatataatttattttattttatttttcttaaaataattaaattcttctattcataatctatatattatatatttgatacgaaatttataaataaaatttttatttctaataatataGATGGTAGGatcttatttataataatatatcaagAAAAGTACACGACAATCAATTAAAAGATTCTGAAATGtataaattcataataaaatgcCAGCAAACTTTTAAATCAGCAATTAAGGAAGCTATGTATAAAGTTAACTGATTTGCCATTCCGTTGCCTTCTTTTCTCCGAATATTGTTTTTGtatggaaaaaaattgaattattagaATCATATCTTCGTCCGTGATAGATTTGATTTTGTTGCTActtgctataaatatatatatatttatatatatcttctataaaaaaagtGCCTATCCGCGTATGAACAGTAATTTTTTATCCAAGTCTTGTTTTCCCATTTTGTCCTTCTTTGATATTGCTTTttctccaaaataaatttcCCATTTTGACCCTCTTTATTCTaacttttccctttttatcCTTGTCATTGTATTTCTTCTATTCAAAAAATtacgtttttatctttttattttattacttagaGCTTATCCTTTTTACACTCACTCATTCCCTTCAAAtcgtttaaaattttattttataattttcttaatacaAATTATGAAACAACTTATTTGAActaatctatttttcttataatcaactctaataaatgtaaataatttggaatcatttttataacgatcttctattattttatttaaattttatttacttatctcATTCTCTTGGGGACAAGAGGAACATCCCagctattttattattattattattattatgacaaTATGTGTTATTTTGTTTGTGGGGAATGGAATAagtatttcaaattatataatctttttttgaaTGAATCATTCTAcctattttttatacttatcttattttatttctatattaacGTTGCAAATTGTCTAAATTCATTTCATACAGCAGCATTTGCGTTATTTGTAACACATGACAAATAAAACTTCTAATAAAGAATGGATCATTCAACTCACTGCTGACATGGATCAATGAAAACAACAACGGTACAAAAAATTTAACATTAATTGTTTCCATTCATGCCGTAGAAGAAACAACAACATAGCTAGCTCTTGAACGAATGCATCCTCCAAACTACACAACAGCCACTTTGATAGTCCTATAAAACATTTACATCCTATGCACAACTTTTAAGATAAAATCTATAATTTCACTTCCTATATGTTGCTTATTTTGCTAAACTTATGTTCAGTGCTTATAATCTATTTTGAACTATTTGTCTTTTGTTTAGTACtccataaatagaatgtaacTATTATATATGCATCTTCATACAATAATTACTTATTGCTTAAACATAATAgtatcacaatatttttttcttgactaGAAAAACGTTCCTTGCACGTTGCaccataacatatatatatatatatatatatatcctaaacatgtcaaataatcaaaattgaCTTTTGTGACTTTATTTATGTagcatgaaagaaaaacagaaaagagaGAGGTGCCTTAAGAGCAATATTTCGCAgactatatatatgcatggttcaATAGTTTATTCAAGAGCTAGCTTGATCTAATTTATGTTAGAATTAATTTCGTTGAATGTGGGACGTACACGTAACGAGACACAAAAGACATGTGTCCGATATATCTATAGAGtccattaataattttaatataaagtaaACCGACGGAAACCAGCTTGGCGCTGAAATGAGTAGAGGGCGCCTTTAGCTAggttaaaaaaacttaatacTTTTGTATGATCAAACGCATGCTATAACTTGTAATTTTCTAGTctaataagttatatatataaaatgatgatcatgatatatatatataaagatcatTAAAACCCATATTTCTGGTCTTTAAAAATACCTCATGATCAGAGCAAGAGCTTTTCTTACTCTTAAGATCAGCCCAGGCCGATTCTGTCAAGATTGGGTGCTATATGTGGGGTCGTAGTCAAGGCTTTTTCCTACAAACTTTGagacatatatgtgtgtgtgtgtgtgtgtattgcCCTGACCAATATAATAACACGTTGATAAAGATTAAAAGCTCAGTAGAGGCAACGGTACTGAGCTTCTATTCCCATTCAGAGTGACCTTGATCTATTCCCAaccaaaaaaatcatgattgtgCGAGTACGCTTCAGCTCTTCTGACTAGCTAGCTTTCTCTTACGCCACTGAATCTCACTTTTCTCGGACCTTTTTCATGTGAACAAGAAAGTTTGCAATGCATGGTTGGTTGTTGCTTTCCTTTGTGGATGTTACTTtctcttaatattattattattatttatcgaGAGAGTGTTGGCCTTTATTAATTTGaatcccaatataaaatatagtaccTTCGGagttcttaattttattattatatattaattaagaaaaatattgtcaAAAGAGCCAAAAAGGCCAATGGACAGGCGTGATTGATGATGGATGGATATATGGCTACATGTGCATGCAGTACTGGATTGTTGTTGATCGGGGTCGTTTGTTGTGGCGAACTTATCCTCTCGAATCAGGAGAAGAATCATGTGAGGTGGAATCTGCATGGGGCAATGAGCACTAATCTCATGGCTAAAACACGAGctatatacattaattattaatatatgccTGTTTTTCCTAAGCTTTTGGCATATACCTATAGATTATTTTCAAGAGCTATCatgttggattatttttataagtcgGATTTTATCCCCCATTTCTCATGCGGGGTAATTGGAAGACCTTTTTCCTCGATAGcatcacaaaattttttatgaaaaatgcgtcttgtatttaagaaaaacttataaaaaaacttacttttttacatatcagtttaaaattataaaatttgaaatttaaaatttaaatttaaaaataaaactgataaaataaatcttgtaagtaaaaattgAAAGTATAATAACAGTATTACTCAATTTTTAGAAGATATGCGAGCTGGGAAGAGATCAGAAAGACAACAACAATGTTCTGAAAACATCACGCATATACTGCGCGCCCATCATATATGCAAGCAGCGGCGTGATCAATGTGAAATCATTGACATTTTCCCTACCTGTCTTTTGATTGAGGGAAACTTGGCCAACAAATCAATTGGAACCAGAAAACAATGGGAACCAATCGATCAATATAAATCTAAGGTTCAGGTTCTCAATTATTAGTGAAAAAGGGTCGTAAAAAGATCTCACTCGTATCCAGTCAATCTCCATGCTTGTCTGTACAGATGAGCTCTGAATGAGCTGTATGCAAAAGCTTGGCTTGATCTCCTTATTGTAATTGAGGccattcatcatcatcaccccctctctctctctctctctctctcatgattGGTAATTGAATTGAAAGAGCTTTTGTGCTGTAAGAAATGTAATTTGTAGATGTGGGTATCTATTAATATTTCCTAATTGGTGAAAATAAACAGAAACCATTTTGATGGCTTTGGATTAATCTATCTGCCTATATTTTAGCTATTCTCGAAAACATAATTGTGAAGTAACTACTACGGTTTGCAGTCCTAATTACTCTCCAAATTCAGTGTCAAATCAACCTAAGAAAACAAAACAGCATCAATCAACAACACGAcagaacatgattattattataggTGACTTTGgatcaaaggaaaaatctacttttttgcCTCCCAATTTGACCGCAtcttacaattatttatttatttatttaatgattaaaaaaataattttaaatatatttatgtatttttttattttttaaaaacacttaaatatattaaaaaaatataaattaaaaaattaaaaaaattaaaacaactaTCAATCAAAATGAGTAGACTACTTTGGACGGCAGAATAACTCGACTATTGGATCAAAATAACATCACTAGCACAACAGCACCAACATTGACAAGTCAGATCTCTCTAACAACATTAatgacatatataaaaaaaaaaattaattattaaatatatataaatctactaataatatttttttaattattaaaaaaaattaaaatacacgaGTGAACATATTTGATAGACACATTTGGGACTATCGTTTTTCTATATAAAACTTGGCAAATATGTGGCAATCAAAAGAACACATGTGTGTGGCATTTGGTGGTTGCAAATGACAGACTCTGAGAGTACTCTTTCTCAACCTAAGCTTTGGCTCTAAGCAAATATACTTAGTACTgtgtaaataagtttttttatgtGATTCTAAAGAGACTGTACGTAATTTATACGTTCTTAAAGCTGTACAAATTacttttccaaaaaagaaaaagggagaaGGTCACAAAATCCCACTTAAATATATGCTTTAACCTTATAAGACTCAGGATTTAATAAGTTGATAACCCCAAAACGTCACCGGATTAATAaaattgacggattaaatgtgTGTTAGGGTTCAGCTGGAGACTTTTGGATGGGTTTTACAAACAGCTCAAAGGCCCAACTTGATAAGCCCTTTGAAACGTATTTAGGCGTAGGGCCTCGTTTTGCAATTGTTTCGTGAGTCATTGGGTCAGTATTTCTCGAAGATAGAACGACtcattaaaatgattattttatcgaaatgagaaaaaacaaataaggatATTCTGAAATCGCCACCCccatcaaataatttaaaaaaaatattatttcttctttctcatccaacaaaaatagtatttattttatttaaaagtcgGTACCATCCacatcattaatgtggcatgatTGATTTGCAATGGTCAAATTTGTATTTAACAAACTAAAGCATGATATATCAACAGAATTTGAACGTAAGAAGTGTGTTTTCTTCTCAAAGTAATATTCTTcttacaaacattttttttcataagttcatataaaatgatattattgcaCAAGAAAATAAAGCAATGCTGCAAAAATGATGCAATAACATAACaccttcatattttttttagtaacctatatttttgtatttttgaactatcatttttttaaaatttgaacccTAAAGTTAATCCCAAGGGGTTGGTCCAAGTGGTGAAGGCTTTGATCTTGGGGTACTACTCCTTTCAAAGTCTAAGATttaacacctcatgggtgcaaactaTTCTTTGAAACCACATTCCCTAGTGAAAAGTCAAGAATTTAACCAGTTTTGTGTAGAGAAACTTTCGAAGGTGCGGCATATGGGACTAGAATTTACTCTGCAGAGATGGATCCGAAAGACCCTGCATTGGAGAGGTTTCCcgacaaacaaaaaacaaaaaaaaatcctaaagtGATAAGATTGACAGCAGACATTCTAAGCTATCAAATTTGGATAACTTATAAATTTGATTAAACTGTAACTGTTTAAAGAGACTAAAAAAGGACACGTGGTATAATCTCAACAGTAAAATTTTAGTCGGGAAGTAAATTGTCAATTTTCCAAGTTTAGGACACATTGTAAAATTGGTGATAATTCAAGGCTAtaaaagtgtgtgtgtgtacatgatctcatttccttaattttatttgattttaggtAACGTTCATATCTGTTCATAAAATTGTGACGTACAAGAGATGTCAATGACCGATGATACTATTCCATAAAAATATACCGACTCTATGTTTGTTATTAAGGTAGTGGACAATGTCAGAGGCAAGATCTTCCCTATACGATTCATGAAAACAATCGCGTAGACACCATACAGCCAAACTGCTTTAATTTGGCAACtaaagaaagtgaaaaagaaaatgcagcCTCCCAACTCCCAATGTATAGACTATTATCTGGATAATTAGGAATTTTGGTCAATCATGACTTGTTCATATccatttgtgttttttttttttccttgaaaaataattagctccatcttttaaaaattctgtCTACTGTAGTCAATGGAGAACATGTGATTATGATTATCCATGATGGCCTCAGCTCAGCTACTACCATGGGATGGCAAGGTTGACCAAAAATTCCTAGTCGAAACACAGCTGGGGTGGTTGACAAAAATCTCTAAAAACTACTTACAAAGCAAAGTTCTCGGTTTTATTCATTGCGTGAAAGCAAAACAAATGACCTGAAACAAGCAACAAAACTCTCTGGATAACTGGAACCGACCCTTGGGAAGCTTACAAGTTTCATAATGGTAACTAAAACTTTGTAGACATTAGACGGCCTCTATAACTCTTGTAACTACTAACTCTGCATTTCACATGAAAGAAAACTTTACCTCCCAGAAATCTGGAGAGAGCTTTCTTCATCCTCATCTCAGTTTGCTGTCTTGGTTTCTCTTTCTTGCAAGGCATGCCAAACCAACCTTCCCAAGCCTTTGCCTCCCCCTCAGCTTCCCTTTCTTCCAACTCTTATAAAGCTGTGCCTCACAAGAGGCATGCTGAATGAATGCTGATACAAATTCATATGAGATCAAAACAAAGGGAAAAGAGAAGTGAAAGATTCTGTGATATGGAGATTAAGGTACAATCTGATTCCAAGAATCACGATGAATCAAAACTTCCGCTCTTGCGAGATGGATctgaaaaagaggagaaaacaCCGATACAGAAAGCCATTAGCCAGACATTTCAGAGCACAGCTCATTTGGCCAATCTTTTACCGACTGGATCAGTCCTGGCTTTCCAACTTCTATCACCAATTTTCACAAATGAAGGCAATTGTGACTCAGTAGGCCGGTTCATGACTGCTGCACTTGTGATTCTCTGTGGGGTCTCATGTTTCCTACTGTGCTTCACAGACAGCTTCAAGGACAAAAAGGGAAATGTTTGTTATGGGTTTGCCACTTTCCAGGGCCTGTGGGTCATTGATGGAACGGCCAAGCTTTCACCTGAACTTGCTGCAAGGTACCAGCTGCGCTTCATAGATTTCATGCATGCCTTCATGTCAATACTGGTATTCATAGCTGTAGCTCTCTTTGATAAGAATGTGGTGAGATGCTTCTTCCCAATGCCATCATATACGACCCAGGAGATTCTTACAAGACTGCCGGTAGGAATCGGTGTCATTTGCAGTATGATGTTTGTTGTGTTTCCTACCGAGCGCCATGGAATTGGCTTCCCCCTCTCTGTAAATTAACAAAAGTTCACCAATTATGGGCCTTCTATCTCCATGAACATTGCT from Juglans regia cultivar Chandler chromosome 4, Walnut 2.0, whole genome shotgun sequence encodes:
- the LOC108983256 gene encoding protein DMP4-like, which produces MLIQIHMRSKQREKRSERFCDMEIKVQSDSKNHDESKLPLLRDGSEKEEKTPIQKAISQTFQSTAHLANLLPTGSVLAFQLLSPIFTNEGNCDSVGRFMTAALVILCGVSCFLLCFTDSFKDKKGNVCYGFATFQGLWVIDGTAKLSPELAARYQLRFIDFMHAFMSILVFIAVALFDKNVVRCFFPMPSYTTQEILTRLPVGIGVICSMMFVVFPTERHGIGFPLSVN